Sequence from the Nitrospirota bacterium genome:
CGCGATGAGCGCGATCGCCGTCACGATCGTGAGCGTCATGGTCCAACCTCCCGCCGGCCTGTCATGACCTTGTTGCAGCTCGACACGCGCAACATCCGTACCAGCACCAGGCCTGATGACGGTCATGACCGGGGCGCGCCGGAAAGCTGAAGATTTTCGAGAAGGTTCGAACGGGTGCGACGATCGCCTTCTCTGCGCGCAGTCTTCCGGAGTGCGCGGCGAGGCGTATCGAAATCGATACCCCGGCGTATACGATTCGATAACAGTCCTGAGGGCCTTTCGGACGATCGGCAGCATGAAACTAGCCAATAGCTAGCAGCGAATAGCTCGTCATAGATCAGAGCTATTTGCTACCCGCTACTCGCTATTTCAGAGCTGTTCGCTACTGGCTGCTGGCTATTTCCAGAGCGGGGAATTGCGTTTGCCGAGGGGAGTGGAGTATTTTTACGTCGTTCCTTCGGGCTCGATGATCACGCAGGACGCGCTGACCAACTATATTCGGCAGATCATGCCGGATGCGATGGTGTCGGTGACCGATCGCACCGGGACGATGGACCATCTCGTCATCACGGTGGTGTCGGATCACTTTAAGGGCAAGAACCTGCTGGACCGGCATCGCATGGTGTACCAGGCCCTGGCGGCGCCGATGAAGGACGGCCGGATCCATGCGTTGGAGATCACCGCTCGGACGACGGATGAAACGTGAGTTATAGCTGGTAGCCGATAGCTAATAGCTGACAGCCGACGGCTGATAGCTGATCACGGTACGTTGACGGCTGCACGCTGTCGGCTGATTGATGGAGGGTGAACATGCGCGACCCGATCGAAGAGGAAATCCAGCGCGAGATCAAAACCCACAAGATTCTGATCTATGGCAAAGGGACGAAGACGATGCCCATGTGCGGGTTCACCCGCGAGACGATGCAATTTTTCGACAAGTACGGCTATCCCTACGAAGTCATCGACGTGCTGTCGAATCCCGCCAAGCGCGAGGCCTTGACCAAGATGACCAATTGGCCGACGCTCCCCAAGGTCTTCATCGACGGCCAGTTCTACGGCGATACCGACATTCTCGATCCCATGGAGAAGAAGGGGGAGGTCGAGCCGCTGCTCAAGAAAGCGTTCGGCCGTTAAAATCCTCAACGCTGAAGTCTGAATAGACCGCATGGCGCGTTCAGCACTCCCAGTTCTGCACTCAGCCTTCGCGCTCAGCATCGGCTGAGCGCTTCCCGCGCCGACCGTTCGCGTTTCATCAAACAGGATTGTTCTACGGCGTGTTCCGCTGCGCTGTTATCATTGCAGCGGAACGGCTGTTGCTTGGCACTGTTTCCACTGAGAGAAGCGGTGAAGGAGAACCCGTGTTGAAAAGGCGTCTCTTGGATCGACGGCTCGGGCTTCTGATGCTGGGAGTCGGGCTGCTCGCGAGCGCCGCCGCGGCTCAGGCCGAAACGGGAGCCCCCGCCGTGCATTGGGGCGCGCTGGCCTATCCGGACCAGTCGCCGACGCTGGCGCTCACGGGGAATTTCAATCGGTTCACCGAATTTAACGGCGAAGGGCGACGCTTCAACAATATCAGGGAGACGATGGGGTTCAACTTCGCTTCCATCAGTTGGACCGAACACTGGAGGCGCTGGGAGCACTGGAGCACCAATCTGACCGTCGGCGCCGGCCCGACGGGAAACCAGCCGACCGGTTATCTACAGAACGAGTTCATTCATGACACGGTCTGGGGAATTCCTAAGGTGCCGATCGGCCGGCTCCGGGAAGAAACCGATTTCATGATCGACGGCTCCCTCACGCGCTGGATCGATCTGGGAGCGTGGCGGAAGGGACTCTTTGCCGGCGCCGGGGTCTCGACCGGCAGCCTCTATCATGAAGGATTCGCGCGCGCCGGGTTCCGCCGCGCGCCGATCGGGTCGTGGGCGCTGCCCACGTCATGGGAACAGGCAATTCCGGTTCTCGGCTGGCTGAAGGGGTTTCATCTGTCCGGGATGGTGCGGTACGGACGACTGTATTCAGGCGCCGCCTTTCGCCAGGTCTCGCCGGAATCCTACCTAGCTCAGGGGTCGATCAGTTGGGGCATCTACGATGGCGCCGACGGGTCTCCGTTCTTCGAGATCGAAATCGGCGCGACCATCGATTCCGGCCTCTTCGCTGACTTGAAAGGCAACGCGTTGGAAGAGCGCTTCTGGACCGCCGCGGTGCGGATCAGGCGGTTCACGTTTGAAACCTGGAACGACCAGTTGAATCGTCAGGATTACGGACCGACCTACGGCTTCGCGATCTCCTACGACATCTATTCGGCCTTGCCGGCATCGCTGCAATGGCGGTAGGGACAGGCCGGGCTGGACTGCCTTTGCTTGAGGCCAGAGCCGTTTTGGTCCGCCGTAAGCCTCAGCTCCACTTGGTTGCGGAACTTGTTCCGTTCCGACTATCCGTCGAACGGAACTTCGCACGACACCGGCCGCCTCACCGACTCGGCGGCGCGCACAGGCTTGGCGCTCTTTATTCATCGCGCCGTGCGCCCTCACCACCCGCTTGGAGCGGGCCGTTTCGCTTCGGCAACGGTCGGAGCACAAATCGGCTCTGATGCCCGCTCCAGCAGTCCAGCCCGGCTGAGGTGAAGTAAGGAAGATCTGAGGTTGTGGCTTCGCCGTGCGTTCGTTCCATCCGAGACATGAATGATGAGCGTTTGTTGTTTGCGGGGCTTCGTTGGGAGCCGCTGTTTGGCCGGTGGGTGGAGCTGAGGGATAATAGTTCATGGCCGCTAAGTCACGTTCGCATGCCGGCAGAGCTGTTTCTCTCAGAAGGCGCATACGCCGGGTTCGCCTTGCGGCCAAGCGCGTTACGCGGTCGTGCCGGCGGGTCATGCGGGCGTTCCGGGCCGCGCCGATTGCGGTCCGAGTTCTCGTGGGCGCGGCCGTTATCCTGGTGGCATGCCTGGCCGTCAATTGGGTGTATCAGGTGATCCGCAAGCCGACCGAACTGTTCTTTCCGATGGATGCCGCGCTGACCAAGAGCCCGGCCGAGACGTGGCGGGAATACGGGCCGCTCTTCCGCGAACATTCCACCGCCGTCATCACGCCGGAGCTGCTGGCCGCGCTCGCCCAGGTGGAAGGCGGGGGCAACCCTGTCGCGCGGACGTACTGGCGGGCGCGGCCGGCGCAAAATCCCTTCGAAGTCTACAAACCTGCATCGAGCGCGGTCGGCATGTATCAGATCACCGACGCGACGTTTCGCGAGGCGAAGCGCTACTGCATTCACAATCACGTGGTGGTCGAGGACGGCCCCTGGCACGACATGAGATCGTGCTGGTTCAACAGCCTTTACACCCGCGTCCTGCCGAGCCATGCCATCGAGCTGACCGCGGCCCTGCTGGACCGCGCTGTCGCGAATGCGACGGCGCACCGGCGGAAGGCCGCTGCGCTCCAGCAGAAGCAGGATCTGGCGGCGATCATTCACCTCTGCGGGGCCGGGGCGGGCGAAGCCTATGGCAAGCGCGGCTTCCGGTTGACCCCCAAGCAGCAATGCGGCGACCACGACGTCCGCCGCTACCTCACCCGAGTCAACGCAATGAAACGCCAGTTCGCCCGCCTGGCGGCCGGCGAAAAGGAATGAATTGCTCCTCTCGCCCGCCGTGTAGCCATATGACCGTATGGCTATTCAACCTGCATCCTGCGTGAAAAGTGCTGCCTTTAGAGTTTGAGTCTCTCGATCTGGTGTAGGGCATATTGCCAGGCAGTTTCCCGAGCGCCACTGGCGGGTAAGGCCAAGCAGGGTCGATTGTCCGTTCGACGACGCACAGCCGGCATCAACAGGATGTGGTGCCGAAGGGTCTGCAACGTGGCATTCTGAAACTCGGGCGGCAGGCAGAGCCGCTTGAACCAATTCATCAGGTTGTAGGCTAACAGAAGCAGATGGAAATACGTCTCGTTGGCCATGAAGTGGCGGGTGGGGATGCTGCCTAGGGCGTCATCCCCTTTGAGCTGTTTGATGAGCAACTCCACCCCGGTGCGATCGTTGGAGAAGCGCCAGAGGTTCAGCGGTTGCAACGGCAGATTCGTGACCAAGACTTGGTCGTGATACTTGCCAAGCTTGACCAGTGTCAGTTGCTCGCTCGGTTCTTCGGACTGGGGTCGGCGGGCGACGACAACGCGAGAGGGCCGCGGCCACCGAATGGGCTGATAGCGGAACTCGGCCACCTCGATGCCACGGCTGGGGCTCACATACCGCAGATGCACCAGCTTGCGTTTGAGCGGGGCCGTCAGACGGGCGACAATCACGAACCGGGCCCGCTGCGCTTCGAGCCACTCGACCAGCGTGTGGGCGTAACACCCGTTGTCTGCGCGGACAATCACCAACCGGACCCCCGCCAGAATCTTCCCGAAGCACGCCGCCAGCAAGTCGCGGGTTCCACTGGCGGTATGGGCATCGCCCGGCCGCAACTCGCCATGCCAGAAGTCCTTGGTCCGCCCCTCGAAGCAGAGCAGCGGGTGGTACGACGGCCGGCCGCGCTTGATCAGGTTGTAGCCGACCCGGGCGTGCTCCTGGTTGCCATAGACCACCAAGACGGTGGAGTCGATATCGAAGATCAGCCGCGTCGGCCGGTTGGGTCGTGCCATCATGCGCGCCAGGAAGCGATCGTGCACCGCGCGCAGTTGGAGCAGGGCTGTCGGGGCGATGCGCAGCAAGAATCGCCGCAACGTGGACGGGTTCGGATAGGCGTGCAGCCCCGTGAGGTACTGGAACACGCCGTTCTGCCGCAGCAACTGGGTCGTCTCGATGCGTTCCAGCCCGAGGATCATCGGATAGAGCAACGCCAGCAGCATTTGGCCGACGCTGTAACGATTGTTCCGCTGCGTCACTCGGAGTTGGCGGGCGATCGCGTCCTTGAAGCCGATGCGCGACAAGAACCGGTGCAAGAGATACACGCCGCCATAATGCGTCAGCGTCGTCGTGCCAAACCTGATCGTCAGCTTTCGAGGTCCCCGGGGCATGGGAGTGACAGCGACTGAAAAAGTAGCTTTCACTCAATCCCCTAGTACCGGGCTCTGACAGCATAGACGGTGGCTGAGAAAACGGTCTGTTCATCAATTGACGCAGGATTCAGGATAATTCCACATTCATCATTCGCCGCGTCCCACGCGGCGTCAGATTCCCCAGCCTCCGCTCACCTGAATATTCGCCCCGTTCACGTAGCGTGCGTCGTCCGATAAGAGAAATCGCACGATCGCTACGGTATCGGAGACAGTGCCGACGTAGCCGGCGGGGATGCGCTTGACCATGCCGGCCAGTTCTTCCGGCGGGGCGCTGCCGGAGTCGATGAAGCCCGGCGAGATCGCGTTGACGGTAACGCCGTGCGGGGCCAGTAACTTGGCCAGGGTCCTGGTCAGAATGAGGACGCCCGCCTTCGCGATGTAATGCGCCGTCACGTCCGGCTGAGCCGCCATCTGGTCGGCGTTCGCCATGCTGAAATTGATGATGCGGCCGGATTTTCTCGCCTTCATGCCCGGCGCCACCGCTTGAGCCAGATAAAAGATCGGATGCAGGTTGCCGCTGAACATCTCTTCCCACCCCGCCGGAGTTTCCTCGAACAGGTTCACGCGATGGTACGGGCCGGCGCAGTTGATCAATGCGTCGATCCGTCCCCAGTGCTGCTCGACCTGGGCGGCGAAGTTCTTGGCGGCGGTCGGGTCCGACACATCGCACCGGACGGCTAACGCCTGGCCGCCGCGTTCGACGATGCCGGCGCGGGTCTTGTCGGCCTCGGCTTCGCTGGTCCGGTAGCAGAGGGCGACGGCCCAGTGTTGGGCGGCCAGGTCCAGGGCGATGGCTCGGCCGATGCCCTTCGCGCCTCCGGTAATCAGTGCGACGCGGGTGTTCATGACACATCCTCCCTTCGTGATCCGGGCTTGTCGGGGACGGCGCGGAGTCCGGCCGTCGCGCACACAACCCGGTTCCGTCCTGTTGCCTTTGCTTGATAGAGCATCTCGTCGGCCGCGCGGATCAAGTCCGGCACCGAACGCGCGTGCGTCGGATAGGTGGCGACGCCGACGCTGACGGTGATGTGATCGGGAGCCGCCGGCGCCAGTTGGCGGAGCGACAAACCGGCGACCGCGATCCGCAAGCGCTCGGCTACGGCCGCGGCGCCCTGGGTGTCCGTCTGGGGCAGGACCACCGTGAATTCCTCGCCGCCGTATCGGGCCAATACGTCGCTTTCCTTGAGCGCACGGTTGAGCGTAGCCGCGACGGACTTCAACACCAGGTCGCCGACCTGATGCCCATAGGTGTCGTTCACCTGCTTGAAATGGTCGAGGTCCAGCATCAGCAGGCTCACGATCTGCCCTTTGCGGCGTTCGTCCGGCAGGATCATTTTGGCCAGAAATTCTTCCAGGAACCGCCGGTTATAGGCGCCGGTGAGTTCGTCGATCAACGCCCGCCGCTTGGCGCGCTCCAGGTGTTGGATATGTCCGATCATCGGCGCCGCAACGCTCACCAGCGCCTCGACCCACTGGCGGGTCTCGTCCGTCCAACAGCGTGGGACCGAACCGGCTAGATGCACGACGCCGATGGTGTGGCCGCCCATGACCAGCGGGATGCACCAATAGGAGCCCGGCCCGTCGTTCGAGAGACTGAAGGAACAGGTCAGGCCCTGCGTCACGTCCTCGACCTTGTACTCACGCCCCGCCCGAATGACCGGACAGTGCGATGGGCGGTCCCACACGGGATACGAATCCACGCGCAGGTCCTCCCGCTTGGGCGACGACCACACCAGTTCCAGATGGGCCTCCGATCGATTCAGCCGGAGAATCAGAATTTGGCGCAGCGGCAGCGCCTGGTGCAAGGTGTGGCTGAGTGTCCGGTAGACCTCTTCCTCCGAAATGGCCTGCTGAATCACCTGCGTTTTTTCGTGGAGTTCCATCAAGCGGCGGTTCAGCAACGTCAACGCGTCCGCCTGGCGCTGGAGCTCCTGCGCGCGCTCACGTTGGTTCATGCTGATAGTTTCGTGCATGCGCCGGAACTCGCGCCAGACGGTCCGTACCTCTTCTCCCATGGCGGTGTCGGTCCATTCCGTCAGAGGCGAAGGCTCGCGGACATCGCCTCGGCCCCCGGCGATGTCCCGCATGCGGGCGCCCAGGTGCTTGAGGGGCGTCGTCACCACGTGACGCGTGGCGAACATCACGAGGCCGAGGATGAGGACGCCGGCGCCAAGACCGGCGCCGAGCAGGATCCACTGGTCGCGCTTCACCGCCCGCAGCGGCGCATCGATGGGAATGATCAGTTCGATCCCGCCGATCACGCCGTTCAGGCGGAAGTCGCGTTTGGAACTGGCCTCATGGCTGTTGTGGCAGCTCACGCAGTTCGGGAGGATGGCCCGGTCGGCCGCAAGGAACCGGATGACTTCCGTGCCGCCCAGGGTGTCGCGCCGGCTGTAGATGCGGTCGCCGTGCTCGGCCAGGAACCGGAATCCCTCCTGGTGAAACAGGTCGGTCGCGGCGTGCTCTTTGTTGATCGGCCAGGGGCTGATCAGTCGGAGGCGGTAGGACTGGGGGGTCAGGACCATCATGTCGGTGACATCCTGCATCAGTGCGGAGGGGAGCGGCGGCGCGGAGGCCAGCCGGTGATAGTCGGCCGGGACCAGTGCGCCGGCCTTGAGCAGGCGCGGGAGGACGCCGGTCAGGTAGGCGTGACGCTCCGTCCGTACCTGTGCGAGCAGCGCCTCTCCGGCCGTCGTGACCTGCTGTTCCAACAACCGGACCTTCTGCCGTCCCGGCAGATACCAGGCGACGATCACCAGCAACAGCATCAAGACCGGGGCAAGGAGCAGGAGCAGTTTGGCGGTGACCGACCAGTGGCGCGAACCGAGGAGATCCGGCGCGGCGGGTGTCGCGAGAGGCTCGGAAGGAGAGGGCAACGGCGTCATGGCGGGTTCCCCATCGACCGGGTGCCGGCTTTCCCTTGCGACTGAGGCAGACGGGACCGAAGACGTTGCGCAATGAGCTCCAGGGCGTCTCTCGTGCGAGGCGACAGGCTCGTG
This genomic interval carries:
- a CDS encoding glutaredoxin domain-containing protein; the protein is MRDPIEEEIQREIKTHKILIYGKGTKTMPMCGFTRETMQFFDKYGYPYEVIDVLSNPAKREALTKMTNWPTLPKVFIDGQFYGDTDILDPMEKKGEVEPLLKKAFGR
- a CDS encoding diguanylate cyclase, which codes for MTPLPSPSEPLATPAAPDLLGSRHWSVTAKLLLLLAPVLMLLLVIVAWYLPGRQKVRLLEQQVTTAGEALLAQVRTERHAYLTGVLPRLLKAGALVPADYHRLASAPPLPSALMQDVTDMMVLTPQSYRLRLISPWPINKEHAATDLFHQEGFRFLAEHGDRIYSRRDTLGGTEVIRFLAADRAILPNCVSCHNSHEASSKRDFRLNGVIGGIELIIPIDAPLRAVKRDQWILLGAGLGAGVLILGLVMFATRHVVTTPLKHLGARMRDIAGGRGDVREPSPLTEWTDTAMGEEVRTVWREFRRMHETISMNQRERAQELQRQADALTLLNRRLMELHEKTQVIQQAISEEEVYRTLSHTLHQALPLRQILILRLNRSEAHLELVWSSPKREDLRVDSYPVWDRPSHCPVIRAGREYKVEDVTQGLTCSFSLSNDGPGSYWCIPLVMGGHTIGVVHLAGSVPRCWTDETRQWVEALVSVAAPMIGHIQHLERAKRRALIDELTGAYNRRFLEEFLAKMILPDERRKGQIVSLLMLDLDHFKQVNDTYGHQVGDLVLKSVAATLNRALKESDVLARYGGEEFTVVLPQTDTQGAAAVAERLRIAVAGLSLRQLAPAAPDHITVSVGVATYPTHARSVPDLIRAADEMLYQAKATGRNRVVCATAGLRAVPDKPGSRREDVS
- a CDS encoding SDR family oxidoreductase; its protein translation is MNTRVALITGGAKGIGRAIALDLAAQHWAVALCYRTSEAEADKTRAGIVERGGQALAVRCDVSDPTAAKNFAAQVEQHWGRIDALINCAGPYHRVNLFEETPAGWEEMFSGNLHPIFYLAQAVAPGMKARKSGRIINFSMANADQMAAQPDVTAHYIAKAGVLILTRTLAKLLAPHGVTVNAISPGFIDSGSAPPEELAGMVKRIPAGYVGTVSDTVAIVRFLLSDDARYVNGANIQVSGGWGI
- a CDS encoding transglycosylase SLT domain-containing protein, producing MRAFRAAPIAVRVLVGAAVILVACLAVNWVYQVIRKPTELFFPMDAALTKSPAETWREYGPLFREHSTAVITPELLAALAQVEGGGNPVARTYWRARPAQNPFEVYKPASSAVGMYQITDATFREAKRYCIHNHVVVEDGPWHDMRSCWFNSLYTRVLPSHAIELTAALLDRAVANATAHRRKAAALQQKQDLAAIIHLCGAGAGEAYGKRGFRLTPKQQCGDHDVRRYLTRVNAMKRQFARLAAGEKE
- a CDS encoding BolA family protein is translated as MPRGVEYFYVVPSGSMITQDALTNYIRQIMPDAMVSVTDRTGTMDHLVITVVSDHFKGKNLLDRHRMVYQALAAPMKDGRIHALEITARTTDET
- a CDS encoding IS1380 family transposase; translation: MPRGPRKLTIRFGTTTLTHYGGVYLLHRFLSRIGFKDAIARQLRVTQRNNRYSVGQMLLALLYPMILGLERIETTQLLRQNGVFQYLTGLHAYPNPSTLRRFLLRIAPTALLQLRAVHDRFLARMMARPNRPTRLIFDIDSTVLVVYGNQEHARVGYNLIKRGRPSYHPLLCFEGRTKDFWHGELRPGDAHTASGTRDLLAACFGKILAGVRLVIVRADNGCYAHTLVEWLEAQRARFVIVARLTAPLKRKLVHLRYVSPSRGIEVAEFRYQPIRWPRPSRVVVARRPQSEEPSEQLTLVKLGKYHDQVLVTNLPLQPLNLWRFSNDRTGVELLIKQLKGDDALGSIPTRHFMANETYFHLLLLAYNLMNWFKRLCLPPEFQNATLQTLRHHILLMPAVRRRTDNRPCLALPASGARETAWQYALHQIERLKL